In Phaeobacter porticola, one DNA window encodes the following:
- a CDS encoding DUF502 domain-containing protein: MTTPFDDETTPRRPGLFARLRSSFFTGIVVIAPVGLTIWLLWTVMGWIDGVVLPLVPHTVRPEQYIGINLRGVGLIIFLLFTIVVGWIAKGIIGRSLIGFAESLVSRMPVVRSIYSGIKQISETVFAQTERSFDTACLIQYPRRGIWAIGFVSTTAKGEVARRAETGGNLLSVFVPTTPNPTSGFLLFFPEEDVILLDMSVEDAAKLVISAGLVYPNPADPSQPSEPVTDQQPGR; encoded by the coding sequence ATGACCACGCCCTTCGACGACGAAACAACTCCCCGCCGCCCCGGCCTGTTTGCGCGCTTGCGGTCGTCTTTTTTTACCGGAATTGTGGTGATTGCACCCGTCGGACTAACCATCTGGCTATTGTGGACCGTGATGGGCTGGATCGACGGGGTGGTGCTGCCGCTGGTGCCCCATACGGTTCGACCTGAGCAATATATCGGTATCAACCTGCGTGGCGTCGGGCTGATCATCTTTTTGCTCTTCACCATTGTCGTCGGCTGGATTGCCAAAGGGATCATTGGCCGCTCTCTGATTGGCTTTGCCGAAAGTCTGGTCAGCCGGATGCCGGTTGTGCGCTCGATTTACTCCGGGATCAAGCAAATCTCGGAAACCGTATTTGCCCAGACCGAACGCAGTTTCGACACCGCTTGTCTGATTCAGTACCCACGCCGTGGTATCTGGGCGATCGGCTTTGTTTCGACCACCGCAAAAGGTGAAGTCGCGCGCCGGGCCGAAACAGGAGGCAACCTGCTGAGCGTTTTTGTCCCGACGACGCCCAACCCCACCTCGGGTTTCTTGCTATTCTTTCCAGAGGAAGACGTGATCCTGCTGGATATGTCCGTTGAAGATGCCGCCAAACTGGTGATCTCAGCGGGCCTAGTCTACCCAAACCCCGCAGATCCAAGCCAGCCCAGCGAACCTGTCACCGACCAACAGCCCGGCCGGTAA
- a CDS encoding 3-hydroxybutyrate dehydrogenase has translation MTLTGKCAVITGSNSGIGLGVAREMARAGADVVLNSFSDSEEDHALAAKIASEFGVDARYIQADMSDADACRALIAKSGRCDILINNAGIQHVAPVEEFPVDKWNAILAINLSSAFHTVAAALPMMRQAGWGRVINIASAHGLTASPYKSAYVAAKHGVVGLTKTVALETAQEPITANAICPGYVLTPLVEAQIPDTMEKYNMGREEVIKTVMLERQPSREFATVEQLGGTAVFLCSDAAAQMTGTTLSVDGGWTAL, from the coding sequence ATGACGTTGACGGGCAAATGCGCGGTGATTACCGGGTCGAATTCAGGCATCGGTCTTGGGGTCGCGCGCGAGATGGCGCGGGCGGGTGCCGACGTGGTGCTGAATTCTTTTTCTGATAGCGAAGAAGACCACGCTTTGGCGGCGAAAATCGCGTCTGAGTTCGGCGTGGATGCCCGCTATATTCAGGCCGATATGTCTGACGCTGATGCCTGCCGTGCGCTGATCGCCAAGTCCGGGCGTTGTGATATTCTGATCAACAATGCAGGGATTCAACATGTGGCACCGGTAGAAGAGTTCCCGGTCGACAAGTGGAATGCGATTCTGGCGATCAACTTGTCGTCGGCTTTTCACACAGTTGCAGCCGCACTGCCGATGATGCGCCAGGCAGGCTGGGGCCGGGTGATCAATATCGCCTCGGCACATGGCCTGACCGCGTCGCCTTATAAATCGGCGTATGTGGCGGCCAAACATGGTGTTGTTGGCCTGACCAAGACCGTCGCACTGGAAACGGCGCAAGAGCCGATCACCGCCAATGCCATTTGTCCCGGCTATGTCCTGACTCCATTGGTTGAAGCGCAGATCCCGGACACCATGGAGAAATACAACATGGGTCGTGAGGAAGTGATCAAGACTGTGATGCTGGAACGCCAACCGTCGCGCGAGTTTGCAACCGTTGAACAGCTGGGTGGTACGGCGGTGTTCCTCTGTTCTGATGCGGCAGCACAGATGACAGGTACCACGTTGAGCGTTGATGGTGGCTGGACCGCGCTGTAG
- a CDS encoding PfkB family carbohydrate kinase encodes MTQAPHSPASHPSQSTAQFQVQTTANQPDILCIGSVLWDIIGRCTAEMQRGSDKPGRITRLPGGVAMNIAMTLARFGLRPALLSAIGRDAEGDELVHACTHLGLITDHLYRSEDLPTDRYMAVEGANGLIAAIADAHSLEAAGAKILRPLTDGALGTKDAPFAGPVALDGNLTLSLLDDITSNPAFTQADLRVAPASPGKAERLRPFLLRSCGTLYVNLEEAGLLCQDDFTDSPTAARAMLDRGAARVLVTDGGSTATEADQNGLITQAPPRVTVARVTGAGDTFMAAHIAAEARGEDRETSLASALKAAATYVSGEPPL; translated from the coding sequence ATGACACAGGCCCCGCACTCTCCCGCTTCGCACCCATCCCAATCTACAGCGCAGTTCCAGGTTCAGACCACGGCGAACCAGCCGGACATACTCTGTATCGGCTCAGTGCTATGGGACATCATCGGTCGCTGCACAGCCGAGATGCAACGCGGCTCGGACAAGCCGGGACGGATCACTCGCTTGCCCGGCGGCGTGGCTATGAACATCGCTATGACACTGGCGCGCTTCGGACTGCGCCCGGCCCTGCTCAGCGCCATTGGACGCGATGCCGAAGGGGACGAGCTGGTTCACGCCTGCACACATCTGGGCCTGATCACTGACCACCTCTACCGCTCCGAGGATCTGCCCACCGACCGCTACATGGCTGTCGAAGGCGCCAACGGCTTAATTGCCGCAATTGCCGATGCTCATTCGCTTGAGGCCGCAGGTGCCAAAATCCTGCGCCCGTTGACCGATGGCGCTCTAGGCACCAAAGACGCTCCCTTTGCCGGGCCGGTTGCGCTGGATGGCAATCTGACACTGTCGCTATTGGATGACATCACATCCAACCCAGCCTTCACCCAGGCTGATCTGCGCGTCGCCCCAGCATCGCCCGGCAAGGCCGAGCGTCTACGGCCCTTCCTGCTACGCAGTTGTGGCACACTCTATGTAAATCTCGAAGAAGCCGGCCTTCTGTGCCAAGACGACTTCACTGACAGCCCAACCGCAGCCCGCGCCATGCTGGATCGTGGCGCGGCACGGGTGCTGGTCACCGATGGCGGCAGCACCGCAACCGAGGCCGATCAAAACGGCCTCATCACCCAGGCTCCACCGCGCGTCACTGTCGCGCGTGTGACCGGAGCTGGCGACACCTTCATGGCTGCGCACATTGCGGCCGAGGCCCGCGGCGAAGATCGCGAAACCTCTCTTGCATCGGCGCTCAAGGCCGCTGCCACCTATGTTTCAGGAGAACCACCCCTTTGA
- a CDS encoding DUF4198 domain-containing protein, translating to MRFIRPIVVALFAVTCNAALSHEFWISPEEYQVKLGTSVQADLRNGQNFSGARLPYFDNRIARFEVSDGSSLRPYSGRMGDMPALQLDPPTAGLLIVVHETQPDQLTYDNWEDFAKFAAHKDFANIESRHTARNLPREGFVERYTRHAKSLIAVGAGMGADRATGLLTEFVALANPYTDDLSQGLPVQLLFKGQPRVDAQIEVFDRNPAGEVATILTRTDADGRAAIAVTSGHTYLLDAVVLEPLKPAADSATKAKPIPVWQTHWAALTFAVP from the coding sequence ATGCGTTTTATCCGCCCAATTGTTGTCGCCCTGTTTGCCGTCACCTGCAACGCGGCTCTTTCCCACGAGTTTTGGATTTCGCCAGAAGAATATCAAGTAAAATTAGGCACCTCAGTGCAAGCAGATTTGCGCAACGGGCAGAATTTCAGTGGTGCGCGGCTGCCGTATTTCGACAACCGTATCGCCCGGTTTGAGGTCTCAGACGGCAGTAGTCTGCGCCCCTACAGCGGGCGGATGGGAGATATGCCAGCCCTGCAACTGGACCCACCAACTGCGGGACTCTTGATTGTCGTTCATGAAACCCAGCCAGATCAGCTGACTTATGACAACTGGGAGGATTTTGCCAAATTCGCCGCACACAAGGATTTTGCCAATATCGAGAGCCGTCACACCGCCCGTAACTTACCACGCGAGGGGTTTGTTGAACGCTACACTCGCCACGCCAAATCGCTGATCGCGGTTGGCGCCGGTATGGGCGCAGATCGCGCTACAGGTCTGCTGACGGAATTTGTCGCCTTGGCCAATCCCTACACCGACGACCTCAGCCAAGGTCTACCGGTGCAGCTGCTGTTTAAGGGCCAGCCCCGCGTCGATGCACAGATTGAAGTATTTGACCGCAATCCAGCGGGTGAGGTTGCCACCATACTGACCCGTACTGATGCAGACGGGCGTGCAGCGATTGCCGTCACATCAGGACATACATACCTCTTGGATGCTGTGGTCCTTGAACCGCTGAAACCAGCCGCTGACAGCGCTACCAAAGCCAAGCCCATTCCCGTCTGGCAAACCCATTGGGCGGCGCTGACTTTCGCGGTTCCCTAG
- a CDS encoding patatin-like phospholipase family protein produces MTKRINLALQGGGAHGAFTWGVLDRLLEQDDLEIAAITGTSAGALNGAALKSGLVQGGREGARDCLDQLWQRMGAVGDMRFAHWLAGLDAAPLLGALDWIAPFSPREMMGQMVSPYSYGPFYRNPLLPVVEAFNFAEVCADQGPQLFICATSVRSGKVRVFSGDEVSTESILASACLPNLFQAIEIEDPKTGRLEAYWDGGYTGNPALFPLYRPELPSDVVVVSINPLEREVLPRTPQQIQNRINEISFNSSLLRELRAIEFVQRLLADGRIEQGHMKRVFVHRIADDNLMRQLSVNTKLVPIPQILAKLKAAGRAAAEVFLEQDYSALGVRSTVDLGEMFG; encoded by the coding sequence GTGACTAAACGGATAAATCTGGCCCTGCAGGGCGGCGGCGCACATGGGGCCTTTACCTGGGGTGTCCTGGATCGGCTGCTAGAGCAGGATGATCTGGAAATTGCCGCCATCACCGGCACCTCTGCCGGGGCGCTGAACGGAGCCGCGCTGAAATCTGGCCTTGTTCAGGGCGGCAGAGAGGGCGCGCGGGATTGTCTTGACCAACTTTGGCAACGCATGGGGGCGGTCGGGGATATGCGGTTTGCCCATTGGCTGGCCGGGTTGGACGCCGCACCCTTGTTGGGTGCGCTGGATTGGATTGCGCCGTTTTCCCCGCGCGAGATGATGGGGCAGATGGTGTCGCCCTATAGCTACGGGCCGTTTTATCGCAATCCGCTATTGCCAGTGGTAGAGGCGTTCAATTTTGCCGAGGTTTGTGCGGACCAGGGCCCACAGCTGTTTATCTGTGCCACTTCAGTGCGCAGTGGCAAGGTGCGGGTATTTTCAGGTGACGAGGTGTCGACAGAATCAATTCTGGCATCTGCCTGTCTGCCGAACCTGTTTCAAGCCATTGAGATCGAAGACCCAAAGACAGGACGGTTGGAGGCCTACTGGGATGGCGGCTATACCGGAAATCCGGCGTTGTTTCCGCTATATCGACCTGAACTGCCGTCTGATGTGGTTGTCGTCAGCATTAACCCGCTGGAGCGCGAGGTGTTGCCACGTACACCACAGCAGATCCAGAACCGGATCAATGAGATCAGCTTCAACTCATCCTTGCTGCGGGAATTGCGGGCCATCGAGTTCGTTCAGCGCCTGCTGGCAGACGGTCGTATCGAGCAGGGGCATATGAAACGGGTTTTTGTGCATCGTATTGCGGATGACAATCTGATGCGGCAACTGTCCGTGAACACCAAACTGGTTCCGATCCCGCAGATCCTGGCCAAGTTGAAGGCCGCAGGGCGCGCAGCGGCGGAGGTGTTTCTGGAGCAGGATTATAGCGCACTCGGGGTTCGGTCAACCGTGGATCTGGGCGAAATGTTTGGCTGA
- a CDS encoding pseudouridine-5'-phosphate glycosidase, which yields MINMIYSAEVAAARETGAAIVALESTIITHGMPYPQNVEVAAQVEDDIRAAGAVPATMAVIDGVLHIGLEADQLQALGQAQNVAKISRADMPACIATGGTGATTVAATMIAARLAGISVFATGGIGGVHKGAETSFDISADLLELAQTPVTVVAAGAKAILDIPKTLEVLETQGVPVIAFGQDSIPAFWSATSDLRAPLRMDRAVEIARGHATRQAMGLPGGQLIANPIPEADQIAAEDLAPVLKQAQTEADTQGISGKDVTPFLLQRIFELTKGRSLTANIALVRNNARLAAEIAKELVKLKP from the coding sequence TTGATTAATATGATTTATTCCGCCGAGGTTGCGGCTGCACGTGAGACCGGCGCGGCCATTGTTGCGCTTGAAAGCACCATTATCACCCACGGTATGCCCTACCCACAGAACGTCGAAGTCGCGGCTCAGGTCGAAGACGACATTCGCGCAGCTGGTGCCGTTCCAGCCACCATGGCGGTGATTGACGGCGTGCTGCATATCGGGCTGGAGGCGGACCAGCTTCAGGCACTGGGTCAGGCGCAAAACGTCGCAAAGATCTCACGCGCGGATATGCCAGCCTGCATCGCCACCGGCGGCACCGGAGCGACCACCGTGGCGGCCACCATGATTGCAGCCCGCCTGGCTGGGATCAGCGTCTTTGCCACCGGCGGCATTGGCGGAGTCCACAAGGGGGCTGAAACCAGCTTTGACATCTCAGCTGACCTGCTTGAACTTGCCCAAACCCCGGTTACCGTTGTTGCAGCCGGCGCTAAGGCCATTCTCGACATCCCCAAAACGCTAGAGGTACTCGAAACCCAAGGCGTACCGGTGATCGCATTTGGCCAGGACAGCATACCCGCGTTCTGGTCGGCGACGTCAGACCTTCGCGCCCCCCTCCGTATGGACAGAGCAGTTGAAATCGCCCGCGGTCATGCCACGCGGCAGGCAATGGGCCTGCCAGGTGGCCAGCTGATCGCAAACCCGATTCCCGAAGCAGACCAGATCGCTGCCGAGGATCTCGCACCGGTTCTGAAACAGGCTCAGACTGAGGCCGACACGCAGGGCATCAGCGGCAAGGACGTGACCCCCTTCCTGCTGCAACGCATCTTTGAGCTGACCAAGGGGCGCTCTCTGACAGCCAATATCGCGCTGGTCCGCAACAATGCCCGTCTGGCTGCGGAAATCGCCAAAGAATTGGTCAAGTTGAAGCCATAA
- a CDS encoding extracellular solute-binding protein codes for MRPDFFFRVRPVLAGIILSVSGNFAVAESSHGIAMYGDPALPPDFVSLPYVNPIAPKGGEVVFGNTGGFDTLNPFAQKGTPPWQMRFWGYESLMGRSADEPFTLYGLLAESIEVPEDRSWVEFTLRPEARFSDGSPVTVADVIWSYKTLGTDGHVRYRRLWGQIASISQTGERSLRITFNEENRELALIAGMRPILKKDQWASADFASSGLKQAPIGSGPYVVAEFEPGRFIQFARNDAYWGKDLPLRRGTNNFDEIRLDFYGDQTVLLEAFKAGEISAIREFNAAKWDKAYDFPAIASGAVRKTLIPNGKPSGMTGIAMNTRRAPMDDWRVREALIRAFNFEYINETMTGGTQPRISSYFSNSYLAMQPGPATGKTRVLLTPFEADLLPGVMDGYDLPQSDGSERNRRNLRAATKLLAEAGWTVQDGLMRNAKGEPLELQVLLTPGNLGEGEMRSVVEIYARALERLGISLSSDVVDSAQFVERQQGFDYDMTFFRRAMSLSPGNEQYLYWGSAAAQQPGSRNLIGIEDPAVDAMIDTMLVSTSKADFIAAARALDRLLTAGRYVIPVWQYAEGRIAHDKNLRFPGRLPISGDGINYMPEVWWYQAD; via the coding sequence GTGCGACCAGATTTTTTCTTTAGAGTTCGACCGGTCTTGGCCGGAATCATCCTCAGCGTCAGCGGTAATTTTGCAGTAGCAGAATCATCTCATGGCATAGCTATGTATGGCGACCCCGCTCTACCACCGGATTTTGTGTCTTTACCCTATGTAAACCCTATCGCCCCCAAAGGCGGTGAAGTGGTGTTCGGCAATACCGGTGGCTTTGATACGCTGAACCCTTTTGCCCAAAAAGGCACGCCACCCTGGCAGATGCGGTTCTGGGGATACGAGAGTTTGATGGGCCGGTCCGCAGACGAGCCATTCACACTATATGGGCTTCTCGCCGAATCGATTGAGGTCCCGGAGGATCGCTCTTGGGTTGAATTTACGCTGCGCCCAGAAGCCCGATTCTCTGATGGATCGCCCGTAACGGTCGCGGATGTGATCTGGTCCTACAAGACTCTCGGCACCGACGGCCACGTCCGGTATCGCCGCCTTTGGGGACAGATTGCCAGCATCAGCCAGACTGGTGAGCGTAGCCTGCGCATCACCTTCAACGAAGAAAACCGCGAGCTGGCACTGATTGCCGGCATGCGCCCGATCCTGAAAAAGGATCAATGGGCCTCTGCGGATTTCGCCTCCTCCGGCCTGAAGCAGGCCCCGATCGGGTCCGGCCCCTATGTGGTTGCAGAGTTCGAGCCGGGTCGATTTATTCAGTTTGCCCGCAACGACGCCTATTGGGGCAAGGATCTGCCCTTGCGGCGCGGCACCAATAACTTCGACGAAATCCGGCTCGACTTTTATGGCGATCAGACCGTCCTACTAGAGGCGTTCAAGGCTGGCGAAATTTCAGCCATTCGCGAATTCAACGCCGCCAAATGGGACAAGGCCTATGATTTTCCGGCCATCGCCTCGGGCGCAGTCCGCAAGACTTTGATCCCCAATGGCAAACCTTCAGGGATGACCGGCATCGCCATGAACACCCGCCGCGCGCCGATGGACGACTGGCGGGTCCGCGAGGCGCTGATCCGGGCGTTTAATTTCGAATACATCAATGAGACAATGACCGGTGGCACCCAGCCACGGATCAGCTCTTACTTCTCGAACTCTTATCTTGCCATGCAACCCGGCCCCGCCACGGGCAAGACCCGCGTCTTGCTGACTCCGTTTGAGGCGGATCTTCTGCCCGGTGTGATGGATGGATACGACCTGCCTCAAAGCGATGGCAGTGAGCGCAATCGCAGAAACCTGCGCGCCGCCACCAAGCTCTTGGCAGAGGCCGGCTGGACTGTGCAGGACGGTCTGATGCGCAATGCCAAGGGAGAGCCGTTGGAGCTGCAGGTACTGCTCACCCCTGGCAATCTGGGCGAGGGTGAGATGCGCTCCGTCGTCGAAATCTACGCCCGAGCCTTGGAACGACTGGGTATCTCCCTCTCCTCTGACGTCGTTGACAGCGCGCAATTCGTTGAACGCCAGCAAGGGTTTGACTATGATATGACCTTCTTTCGTCGTGCCATGTCACTGAGCCCCGGCAATGAACAATATCTCTATTGGGGCAGCGCCGCTGCGCAGCAGCCGGGGTCGCGCAACCTGATTGGGATCGAGGATCCGGCAGTGGATGCGATGATTGACACCATGCTTGTGTCGACCTCCAAGGCGGACTTTATCGCTGCGGCCCGTGCGTTGGACCGGCTGCTTACGGCTGGGCGCTATGTCATTCCGGTCTGGCAATATGCCGAGGGCCGCATTGCACACGACAAAAACCTGCGGTTCCCGGGTCGCCTGCCCATCAGCGGGGATGGGATCAACTATATGCCTGAGGTCTGGTGGTATCAGGCAGACTGA